A portion of the Streptomyces sp. YPW6 genome contains these proteins:
- a CDS encoding DJ-1/PfpI family protein, whose protein sequence is MTTYGLLIFNNAEELDFVGPWEVFTASSMLRDGRDTAVLISEKPEPVRCGKGMRVLPDHTFGDHPPLDVLLVPGGRGARETEPYNPVVTDWITRTAAQASWVSSVCTGAVLIHAAGPARGRRVATHRSHEDELEALGDVTVVRDARYVVDGNLVTSQGVSAGIDSALWLVGQMHGREHARAVRQYIQYDPAPPYLADEPIVG, encoded by the coding sequence ATGACCACCTACGGGCTGCTGATCTTCAACAATGCCGAGGAGCTGGACTTCGTCGGCCCCTGGGAGGTGTTCACCGCCTCCTCGATGCTGCGCGACGGCAGGGACACCGCCGTCCTCATCTCCGAGAAGCCCGAGCCTGTGCGCTGCGGCAAAGGGATGCGTGTCCTGCCAGACCACACATTCGGCGACCACCCGCCCCTCGACGTACTGCTGGTCCCGGGCGGACGCGGGGCTCGCGAGACAGAACCGTACAACCCGGTCGTCACCGACTGGATCACCCGAACCGCGGCGCAGGCCTCCTGGGTCAGCAGCGTGTGCACCGGTGCGGTGCTCATTCACGCCGCTGGTCCCGCGCGCGGGCGGCGCGTCGCCACCCACCGGAGCCACGAGGACGAGCTTGAGGCTCTCGGTGACGTCACCGTCGTCCGTGACGCCCGGTACGTCGTGGACGGAAATCTGGTCACCAGCCAGGGAGTCTCCGCCGGGATCGACAGCGCCCTGTGGCTGGTGGGCCAAATGCACGGGCGCGAGCACGCCCGCGCGGTACGCCAGTACATCCAGTACGATCCTGCGCCGCCCTACCTCGCCGACGAACCCATCGTCGGCTGA
- a CDS encoding GlxA family transcriptional regulator, whose product MTERSVVFMIYEGFQPLDLVGPHEVFQHARRLAGGYRCQVVAPRSGAVQAASGLPVHAEYGVDDLDPESVDTLVLAGGKGVDRACLDAGLTGWIREAGASARRVTSVCSGVFLLAAAGLLDGRRVTTHWAREQQLIREHPEVDVDCEPIFIRDGRVDIGRCHRRMDLALALVEDDLGRGIARAVAREMVMFLRRPGGQSQFSVALWSKEPATDPVRAAVSAIHADPGARHGIAELAQNARLSPRHLQRRFTAELGMPPASYVERVRVEAAQRALAEGHDPVEAIARRCGFGTAETLRRTFHRHLGIAPSDYRARFRSTTSAAEPQQEQEHS is encoded by the coding sequence ATGACGGAGCGCAGCGTTGTTTTCATGATCTATGAGGGGTTTCAGCCTCTCGACCTCGTCGGCCCCCACGAGGTGTTCCAGCACGCCAGGCGGTTGGCGGGCGGGTATCGATGCCAGGTGGTAGCGCCTCGTTCCGGGGCTGTGCAGGCGGCGAGCGGACTTCCGGTCCACGCCGAGTACGGGGTGGACGACCTGGATCCTGAAAGTGTCGACACGTTGGTCTTGGCCGGCGGCAAGGGAGTCGACCGGGCGTGCCTTGATGCGGGGCTGACCGGGTGGATCCGGGAGGCCGGGGCGAGCGCGCGCCGCGTAACCTCGGTGTGCAGCGGGGTGTTCCTGCTGGCTGCCGCCGGACTCCTCGATGGGCGCAGGGTCACCACTCATTGGGCCCGGGAGCAGCAGCTCATCAGGGAGCATCCGGAGGTTGATGTCGACTGCGAGCCCATCTTCATCCGGGACGGGCGTGTGGACATCGGCCGGTGTCACCGCCGGATGGATCTCGCCCTGGCGCTCGTGGAGGACGATCTGGGGCGGGGGATCGCCCGTGCTGTTGCACGCGAGATGGTCATGTTCCTGCGCAGGCCCGGCGGTCAGTCCCAGTTCAGCGTGGCGCTGTGGTCGAAAGAGCCGGCGACCGACCCGGTCCGTGCCGCGGTGTCAGCGATTCATGCCGATCCCGGTGCTCGGCACGGAATCGCCGAACTTGCGCAGAACGCGCGGCTCAGTCCGCGTCATCTGCAGCGCCGGTTCACCGCCGAACTGGGTATGCCGCCAGCCTCGTACGTGGAACGCGTACGCGTCGAGGCCGCCCAGCGCGCGCTCGCCGAGGGCCACGACCCGGTCGAGGCCATCGCCCGGCGCTGCGGCTTCGGCACCGCCGAGACACTGCGCCGCACCTTCCACCGTCACCTGGGCATTGCGCCCTCCGACTACCGGGCCCGTTTCCGGTCCACCACCTCCGCTGCGGAACCGCAACAGGAACAGGAACATTCATGA